The DNA window TGATATTGACATAGTGGTATATTCAGATGAACAATTTTCgtgaaaacattttcaataccgacaacatgtacatttaatacatgtattaaagttgtaaCAGTGTACGGTGTAATTCTTGGTGAATGAAACATCAAGTAGAATGTTCTCAGCATATCCAGCTTGCCATGCCAAATACTTATGATAATTTGTTTGGCTATCATCATAACATAACTCCTTATTTCCAATTCAGaaagtaaacataaaaaaaaaactgggaCCATCTGTGCCAGATTACACAACATGCAGTTAACATATTACCATATCGATGTCAACAGGAAGGTTTGCTGCTTGACCTCAGATGACCTCGCTCATCATGCACATGCATAGTTTACTTCTTACGCATAGTTTTGAGAGGTCTAGTTTGATTGGTCAATATTGGTTGCCTGAATAGTTGAAATTTTTGCATGATATATGAAATGCAATATAGAAGTAAAGTTCACATCTCCCTACTAGATCTACTCATCTACCATAatttattgtacataataatatgtTCAGCTTTGTCTAACTGACGTAGCGTGTTTACATTGCATTTGGCCTTGGCCTTGCTACTTCTATAATTCCTCTATTCTTGGGATGGTATGCTATGTAGATTCTCTTGATGCAATTTACTCTCAACATTTTGATGGTTGCATGAGAAATTCCAGCTTGTCCAGAAAATCTCACAAACTCCAAGCATGGACAATGATAAGCCATTGTTTTTACCAATTTATCTGTGATGTGTACCATTCTTGGAAAACGAGCATGACTCAGTGGACAGTtcattgctaatttgcataaagcaTCTTCAGAAACACCTGGACAGTGACCATTCAGATCCAAGCAGCTTAGGTTCTGACAGGTTTGAGAAAGTGCCAGTACAAAGTCGTCATCCAAGTTATTGTTTGAAAGAGTCAGAGTTTGTAAATTTGTGCAGGAATTTACAACTGCCAGAAGGACATCATACATTAAATTTccaagaggccacaacttcaaATGTTTCAGTTTAGCCGCTCTGGTCTCATCCTGCAGTAATGGATACAATACTCTGCCATCCATGTGTTCACAGGTGTACACTGTTAAACTATTCAAATTAATACAGTATTTGACAACTGAAGCCATGACTGAGTGCATAGTAGTGCATATGGCAGATGAACACATCAACCTGAGATCCTTAAACTGGTGTCCATTCTTTGCCAAAATCCTGTCAATCAATTCAGCTGAGATGCCATCAAGATCTGCATCCAACTTTTGCAAGAGTGGAAGTTGTGTCAAAGTCTCATACAGCACTTCTTCATCAACACCAGATAAACTGCCATCTAAAGTGAGGGTGATTAAGGACTTTGGAAGTGCAGGAAAAGCACAACTGCCATGTTGAATACGAAATAATTCATTATAATAACTCAAATTAAGATCTGATAAATGCTTACAACCATTGAACAGATTTCTCAAACCATTCTCACTCACATTGCTCCATGAATATTCATCTAATTTCCTGATCTTCAAAGTTCTTAGATTTGGGCATT is part of the Glandiceps talaboti chromosome 2, keGlaTala1.1, whole genome shotgun sequence genome and encodes:
- the LOC144453675 gene encoding uncharacterized protein LOC144453675 — translated: MLYNPVIYVAKSVTIIRGEYTEEYKQGAMLKKLVDLCLDCIGKNLHVITNIHNDLPTKLKEVLIERLGFHDKFTPEYLPHIAEQLFCAALKKINFYECTQIDDAVLLKLADCKCQLQSLSIDGCLNVTEHGLQSLLQYQTQLHTLELISLPEVTGSCLKDLHSSEFQHLIFQEQYGTRPGIDNEALCSFIDNNKSLFFVCIHKVSSSKPLTKNQISKIISSLGERLIYFYTTGNVGISDRNLAELAEKCPNLRTLKIRKLDEYSWSNVSENGLRNLFNGCKHLSDLNLSYYNELFRIQHGSCAFPALPKSLITLTLDGSLSGVDEEVLYETLTQLPLLQKLDADLDGISAELIDRILAKNGHQFKDLRLMCSSAICTTMHSVMASVVKYCINLNSLTVYTCEHMDGRVLYPLLQDETRAAKLKHLKLWPLGNLMYDVLLAVVNSCTNLQTLTLSNNNLDDDFVLALSQTCQNLSCLDLNGHCPGVSEDALCKLAMNCPLSHARFPRMVHITDKLVKTMAYHCPCLEFVRFSGQAGISHATIKMLRVNCIKRIYIAYHPKNRGIIEVARPRPNAM